DNA from Hwangdonia lutea:
TTACGGCCTTTTCTGTGGTAATGGTGCGAATCATCGGTAGCTAGTCCGTACATTATGGGTTTATTGTTTTCAATGTAAGCAATGTTGATATAATCCCACATGAGTTCAGTAGATATATGCTCGTCGTTTCCAGAGTTATTTACATGCGGATGCCCGTTGTACACCTCAAAAAACTGTTCGTTTTTTAAAGCTATCATATCTTCAAGACTAATGGCATAACCAAAATTAGGGTGATTGATATGTGCTATTATCGGGGTGCCGAATTCTTCCTTGTGTTTTGCAACTTCATCCAAATTGTTTTGCATCACTTCCAAAACGCTATTCCCGCCTTGCGGATCTATTTTCCGTTTAACATTGGTAGCATTAATATGTATGGGTTTGCCATTGTAACCATCGGTTATTTCTTCAGATTGAATGATTAAAAATTTACCATCTTCCTCAAATTTAGGTCGGTATTCCTCGTAGGTTTTTAGTTTAACTTGAGTTCTGTTTAAAGAATCTACTCTATAATTTACCCAATCATCACCATAGGTGTTCAAATAATTTTTAAAGGCGTTTTGATAAATGGAATCCTTTGAAATGGTTTTCCATTTGTCGCCTTCGGCTAAAGTATTATGGTCTGTTAACGCTAGAAATTGGTAGCCGTTGCTTTTGTACCAATCCATAATAACCTCGGGGAATTCGTCCCCATCGCTCCAATACGAATGGGTGTGGAGGTTGCCTTTAAACCACTGTTTTTTAGATTCTGTTTTTTCTTTGTTACAACTAGATAAAATAATAAAGAATACGACTATTAATGGATTTAAAGTTTTCATGTTTTAAGGATATTGATATGGATTTTTGAAGTCTCGTTTAATGCAAAGCCAAAGTTCCGCTTCAATACTGAAACAAGTTCAGCACAGGTAAACTTTATCGATTGTTAAAACGATTTAAGTTTACAATTCATTAAGAATCAACATCAGCTAATCAATCAAAATCTCCAAAATCTTTATCGCGGCATCGCTAATTTTTGTGCCTGGGCCAAATACAGCCACAGCGCCAGCATCAAATAGATATTGGTAATCTTGTTTGGGAATTACGCCGCCAACAATAACCATAATATCGTCGCGACCGTAATCTTTTAAAGCTTCAATAACTTGCGGCACCAATGTTTTGTGTCCTGCTGCAAGCGAGGACACGCCTAAAATATGTACATCGTTCTCCACGGCTTGTTTAGCTGCTTCTTGTGGCGTTTGAAAAAGCGGACCAATATCCACATCAAATCCCACATCGGCATAACCGGTGGCGACTACTTTGGCACCACGGTCGTGACCGTCTTGTCCCATTTTTGCAATCATTATGCGGGGTCGTCGTCCATCTTGTTCGGCAAAAATATCGGCTAATTCTTTTGCTTTATTAAAGCTATTATCGTTTTTTACTTCTTTGCTATACACACCGGAAAAGGATTTTATTTGTGCTTTGTAACGCCCGAAAACATCTTCTAAAGCATCACTAATTTCGCCTAAAGTAGCGCGTTCACGGGCTGCTTCAACAGCTAAAGCTAACAAATTCCCATGAAAACGGGAACCTTTTGAAACAGAACTTGTGGTTTCTTTTTTACTGTTATTTGAGTTAGACCATGCTTTTGCAGCTTCTGTTAATTTTGATAAAGCCTTTTTTACTTTATCGTTATTTCTTTCGGCTTTTATCTTATCTAAACTATCAATCTGCTGATTACGAACCGTTTGGTTGTCAACTACTAAGGTTTGTATGGGCGCTTCTTCCTGGAGTCTGTATTTGTTAACCCCAACAATAATATCCTGTCCTGAATCGATGCGGGCTTGTTTACGTGCCGCCGCTTGCTCGATTCTCATTTTAGGAATGCCCGCTTCAATGGCTTTGGTCATACCGCCCAAGGCTTCCACTTCTTCAATTAAAGTCCATGCTTTGTGGGCAATGTCGTGCGTTAGTTTTTCAACATAAAAGCTACCCGCCCAAGGGTCGACGGTTTTAGTGATCTTAGTTTCCTCTTGTAAAAATATTTGTGTGTTTCTGGCAATACGTGCCGAAAAATCGGTTGGTAAAGCAATGGCCTCATCCAGAGCATTGGTGTGTAAACTTTGCGTACCGCCAAAAGCTGCCGCAGCCGCTTCAATAGTGGTTCGGGCTACATTATTAAATGGGTCTTGTTCGGTTAAACTCCAACCAGATGTTTGGCAATGGGTGCGTAAGGCCAGTGATTTTTCATTCTTCGGATGGAATTGTTTTACCAATTTAGCCCACAACATTCTAGCTGCTCGCATTTTGGCAATTTCCATAAAATGATTCATGCCAATCGCCCAAAAGAAAGATAGGCGCGGGGCAAAGGTATCGATGTCCATGCCTGCATCCAATCCTTTTCTAATATATTCCAAGCCATCGGCCAAGGTGTAAGCGAGTTCGATATCGCAGGTGGCACCGGCTTCTTGCATGTGATAGCCAGAAATACTGATGCTGTTAAATTTTGGCATATTTTTACTGGTATACTCAAAAATATCAGAAATGATTTTCATTGAGGGCGTTGGCGGATAAATGTACGTGTTGCGCACCATAAATTCCTTTAAAATATCATTTTGAATGGTGCCTGCTAATTGTTCTGGTTTTACGCCTTGTTCTTCGGCGGCAACAATGTAAAATGCCATAATGGGCAATACGGCGCCATTCATGGTCATTGAAACGGACATTTTATCCAACGGAATTTGGTCGAAAAGCACTTTCATATCTTCCACCGAATCAATCGCAACGCCAGCTTTTCCAACGTCGCCAACCACACGTTCATGGTTGGAATCGTAACCGCGATGCGTTGCTAAATCGAATGCCACCGACAACCCTTTTTGTCCGGCCTCTAAATTACGTCTGTAAAAGGCATTGCTTTCTTCGGCAGTCGAAAAACCTGCATATTGGCGAATCGTCCAAGGTCTGCGTACATACATCGTACTGTAGGGGCCGCGGAGATTTGGCGCTATGCCCGCAACAAAATTAAGATGCTCAATCTGTTGTAAATCATCTTTTGAATAGGTTGATTTTACAGGAATGCCTTCTGCAGTTACAAACGAGCTTTTTGCTATTGGCTTTTGGCTTTTAATAGCTGACTTAATGGTTATATGTTGAAGGTTTTTTCTAGACATTTTGATTGACCCAATTTTTTATTGTGGCGTTTTGTTAAAATCTACTTTTTGTACTGGTTTTTCATTATTTACTTTTGATAAATCCTTGTTAAACAACTTTGCGTAATACAAATCGAAAGCGATGTAAGCTGCTAAATATTTGTCGCTTAGCGCATGTCTGAAATTAGACATTAACGGGGCTCCAAAAGGCTTTGGACTCATACTGTTAACTTCTAATAATGAATTAAAAGTGGTTCTTAATTCCGGATTTTGCATATTTATGGCGATGCACTTTACCAAGGCACCGTTATAGTTTAAATAGCTTTCAGGGTTGTTGGCATCCCACAAATCGTTCTCCTGTTTTAGGGCTTCAAAAACCTTTACGGTGTGCGGAGAAACGATGTCTTCGTATTTTACCCTAC
Protein-coding regions in this window:
- a CDS encoding PHP domain-containing protein encodes the protein MKTLNPLIVVFFIILSSCNKEKTESKKQWFKGNLHTHSYWSDGDEFPEVIMDWYKSNGYQFLALTDHNTLAEGDKWKTISKDSIYQNAFKNYLNTYGDDWVNYRVDSLNRTQVKLKTYEEYRPKFEEDGKFLIIQSEEITDGYNGKPIHINATNVKRKIDPQGGNSVLEVMQNNLDEVAKHKEEFGTPIIAHINHPNFGYAISLEDMIALKNEQFFEVYNGHPHVNNSGNDEHISTELMWDYINIAYIENNKPIMYGLATDDSHHYHRKGRKWSNAGRGWIMVQADTLSAKSLINAMETGQFYASTGVELSDLTFENNRLSVAVKTNENTTYKIAFIGCKKGQGEPETLASFESDKASFEIAKDMLFVRCKITSSKLHENPIEDLLFEKAWTQPYRFSE
- the scpA gene encoding methylmalonyl-CoA mutase is translated as MSRKNLQHITIKSAIKSQKPIAKSSFVTAEGIPVKSTYSKDDLQQIEHLNFVAGIAPNLRGPYSTMYVRRPWTIRQYAGFSTAEESNAFYRRNLEAGQKGLSVAFDLATHRGYDSNHERVVGDVGKAGVAIDSVEDMKVLFDQIPLDKMSVSMTMNGAVLPIMAFYIVAAEEQGVKPEQLAGTIQNDILKEFMVRNTYIYPPTPSMKIISDIFEYTSKNMPKFNSISISGYHMQEAGATCDIELAYTLADGLEYIRKGLDAGMDIDTFAPRLSFFWAIGMNHFMEIAKMRAARMLWAKLVKQFHPKNEKSLALRTHCQTSGWSLTEQDPFNNVARTTIEAAAAAFGGTQSLHTNALDEAIALPTDFSARIARNTQIFLQEETKITKTVDPWAGSFYVEKLTHDIAHKAWTLIEEVEALGGMTKAIEAGIPKMRIEQAAARKQARIDSGQDIIVGVNKYRLQEEAPIQTLVVDNQTVRNQQIDSLDKIKAERNNDKVKKALSKLTEAAKAWSNSNNSKKETTSSVSKGSRFHGNLLALAVEAARERATLGEISDALEDVFGRYKAQIKSFSGVYSKEVKNDNSFNKAKELADIFAEQDGRRPRIMIAKMGQDGHDRGAKVVATGYADVGFDVDIGPLFQTPQEAAKQAVENDVHILGVSSLAAGHKTLVPQVIEALKDYGRDDIMVIVGGVIPKQDYQYLFDAGAVAVFGPGTKISDAAIKILEILID